The following are from one region of the Streptomyces tuirus genome:
- a CDS encoding DUF6461 domain-containing protein, translating into MPEWMQVDLPVSEFGWHDEVNLVFARGMGLDVLAEGLRGLRREPLVSGEGNGWVWVVHDMLNAGIEDFDPVSYGELGTAGELVVFVTEPCSAKAHPPHFEYYRDGRLITWFSFEDLTQRPGDNPDYLSAELLEAKLIGPGSECEREGQDGHDCFDHHYEDHDRIVRAVAGFFALPSPPLSPEVTAA; encoded by the coding sequence ATGCCTGAGTGGATGCAAGTCGACCTGCCTGTCAGTGAGTTCGGTTGGCATGACGAGGTGAATCTCGTGTTCGCGCGCGGGATGGGGCTCGACGTGCTTGCCGAGGGGTTGCGGGGGCTGCGGCGGGAGCCGTTGGTGAGCGGGGAGGGGAACGGGTGGGTGTGGGTGGTGCACGACATGCTCAACGCCGGGATCGAGGACTTCGACCCCGTGTCGTACGGGGAGCTGGGGACCGCCGGTGAGCTCGTCGTGTTCGTGACCGAGCCGTGCAGCGCGAAGGCACATCCACCGCACTTCGAGTACTACCGGGACGGGCGGCTCATCACCTGGTTCAGCTTCGAGGACCTGACGCAGCGCCCCGGCGACAACCCGGACTACCTGTCCGCCGAGCTGCTGGAGGCGAAGCTGATCGGGCCCGGCTCCGAGTGCGAGCGGGAGGGGCAGGACGGGCACGACTGCTTCGACCACCACTACGAGGACCACGACCGCATCGTCCGGGCCGTCGCCGGCTTCTTCGCACTGCCCTCCCCGCCGCTGTCGCCGGAGGTGACGGCCGCGTGA
- a CDS encoding DUF397 domain-containing protein yields the protein MAIRLGATETWTTSSYTNNNGACVMVRSTVAEALELGDTKIPEGPKLAFPAHAWNAFVASVKA from the coding sequence ATGGCAATTCGTCTGGGCGCCACGGAAACGTGGACGACGTCCTCCTACACCAACAACAACGGCGCGTGTGTGATGGTCAGGTCGACCGTCGCCGAGGCCCTGGAGCTCGGGGACACCAAGATCCCCGAGGGCCCCAAGCTGGCGTTTCCCGCCCACGCCTGGAACGCCTTCGTGGCCTCGGTCAAGGCCTGA
- a CDS encoding YceI family protein, whose protein sequence is MSLDHTTRPHTAPTGTWRLEPADSTVEFTGRHFFLLPVRGSLPVRSGRVEITPDGRLVRLDATVAAAGFATGNPRRDTAVRGPRFLDAERHPELRLTGEGLADDLSLTARLEVKGRATPVTFTVGELTEQGERVVVRATARVDRHACGVGGMRGLVGAELLVRVRAVFLREG, encoded by the coding sequence ATGTCCCTGGACCACACCACCCGCCCGCACACCGCACCCACCGGCACCTGGCGCCTCGAACCGGCCGACTCCACCGTGGAGTTCACCGGCCGGCACTTCTTCCTCCTGCCCGTGCGCGGCTCGCTCCCGGTGCGCTCCGGTCGCGTCGAGATCACCCCGGACGGCCGCCTGGTCCGCCTCGACGCCACCGTCGCCGCCGCGGGCTTCGCGACCGGCAACCCCCGGCGGGACACGGCGGTGCGAGGCCCGCGCTTCCTGGACGCCGAGCGCCATCCCGAGCTGCGGCTGACCGGTGAGGGCCTGGCGGACGACCTGAGCCTCACGGCGCGGCTGGAGGTCAAGGGCCGTGCGACGCCGGTGACGTTCACGGTCGGCGAGCTCACCGAACAGGGCGAACGGGTCGTCGTACGGGCCACCGCCCGGGTCGACCGGCACGCGTGCGGCGTCGGTGGCATGCGTGGGCTGGTCGGAGCCGAACTGCTCGTGCGTGTGCGGGCCGTGTTCCTCCGGGAGGGATGA
- a CDS encoding FAD-dependent monooxygenase: MLLGEDTGGRRLPGNTAEPAGGERPTVAIVGAGIGGLTLAGALSASGTPYVIHEQTRELAEVGAGVQLSPNAIRPLLRLGLGPALEEHAVRIDAMEVRGWNGRPIARTPLGTDCERMFAAPYLTIHRAHLHDALLSLVDRDRLGLGQKLSAARELPGGTGVHLSFADGSVREADVVVGADGIHSTVRETLRRDEPVYSGLGIYRGLVPVDALPAEARERLVRLWLGPGGHFVAYPVASGSYLSYAATVPLPSDAPPRESWSRPGDPDELRAVFGSWTGLVADIVAAVETTHQWALHDRPPLRSWSTDRITLLGDAAHPMLPFMAQGANQAIEDAMDLAACLADAPAGAIPGRLAHYEALRIPRTAEVQRGSRGNAGILHLPDGPAQRRRDAQMAVHAALHDRAALYAHETGRSVVPA, from the coding sequence GTGCTGTTGGGCGAAGACACAGGAGGGCGGCGGCTGCCCGGGAACACCGCGGAGCCGGCCGGCGGGGAGCGGCCGACGGTCGCCATCGTCGGCGCGGGCATCGGCGGACTGACCCTGGCCGGCGCGCTGAGCGCGAGCGGCACGCCGTACGTGATCCACGAGCAGACCCGTGAACTGGCCGAGGTGGGCGCCGGCGTCCAGCTCTCCCCCAACGCGATCCGCCCGCTGCTGCGCCTCGGCCTCGGCCCGGCGCTGGAGGAACACGCGGTGCGGATCGACGCGATGGAGGTACGCGGCTGGAACGGGCGGCCCATCGCGCGCACGCCGCTCGGCACGGACTGCGAGCGCATGTTCGCGGCGCCGTACTTGACCATCCACCGGGCGCATCTGCACGACGCGCTGCTGTCCCTGGTCGACCGGGACCGGCTGGGCCTCGGGCAGAAGCTGAGCGCGGCGCGTGAACTGCCGGGCGGGACGGGCGTGCACCTCTCCTTCGCGGACGGCTCGGTGCGCGAGGCGGACGTGGTGGTCGGCGCGGACGGCATCCACTCCACGGTCCGCGAGACACTGCGCCGCGACGAGCCGGTCTACTCGGGGCTGGGCATCTACCGGGGTCTGGTCCCCGTGGACGCGCTGCCCGCCGAGGCCCGCGAGCGCCTGGTGCGCCTGTGGCTCGGCCCTGGCGGGCACTTCGTGGCCTACCCGGTCGCGTCCGGCAGTTACCTCAGCTACGCCGCGACCGTGCCGTTGCCGTCCGACGCGCCGCCCCGCGAGTCCTGGTCGCGGCCCGGTGACCCGGACGAGCTACGGGCGGTCTTCGGCTCCTGGACGGGCCTGGTCGCCGACATCGTCGCGGCCGTGGAGACGACCCACCAGTGGGCGCTGCACGACCGGCCGCCGCTGCGGAGCTGGTCCACCGACCGCATCACGCTGCTCGGCGACGCGGCCCACCCCATGCTGCCGTTCATGGCGCAGGGCGCCAACCAGGCGATCGAGGACGCGATGGACCTGGCCGCCTGCCTGGCCGACGCGCCGGCCGGGGCGATCCCCGGGCGTCTGGCCCACTACGAGGCGCTGCGCATCCCGCGCACGGCCGAGGTCCAGCGCGGCTCCCGCGGCAACGCGGGCATCCTGCACCTCCCGGACGGCCCCGCCCAGCGCCGCCGGGACGCCCAGATGGCGGTCCACGCGGCCCTGCACGACCGCGCGGCGCTCTACGCCCACGAGACGGGCCGCAGCGTGGTGCCGGCTTGA
- a CDS encoding nitroreductase family protein — protein MTAPAEPWTRRAPVDLPGPEGDNSIAREPLWYAYGAGDDAPEPPPWTWAATPPPDSHVPPPPPRPAGPATLLPPGTTDRLSALPYPRVPAPQVRAPGGPASPDALAHALTATFAPLRREPENPYNEHRPYASPRCLFPVHAFVGDGRDWRLLEPTRHTLTGPGTNAPTRIALTGRYTAIPLAYQWFRGSLVAIETGMVLRALSLGLELFGVPATLTPPTADGPELLRELGMEQTWEWSLPWLIDVDQPPPAVHRRTEPEPPAPEQDPSLRHVIDVNRDALRGAGQPSICGYRRVGATSHHTPAPMTTAVPTTLPNSPHTPTWSDLLWHRHSGRMPRALHGMDSAKCLTPLPTRTLTTALAWLGVPPPHPTLAAAFDAVTVTAVVQHIDGHTPGIHRVHDGTAHLLRHDPTAPAGLEATYGYGLTPVNGCGIANAPLTVFFSVRPRELFARFGPAGWSAAQHACGWAVHGLCLAAAAEGLFARPVRAFKEIQTKEVIGLGEDETIVLSAVVGVPRETGGAVLDLRT, from the coding sequence GTGACGGCCCCCGCCGAGCCGTGGACGCGGCGCGCCCCGGTCGACCTGCCGGGCCCCGAGGGCGACAACAGCATCGCCCGCGAGCCCCTCTGGTACGCCTACGGCGCGGGCGACGACGCCCCGGAACCGCCGCCGTGGACCTGGGCGGCCACACCGCCGCCCGACTCCCATGTGCCGCCCCCGCCACCGCGTCCGGCGGGACCGGCGACCCTGCTGCCACCGGGCACGACGGACCGCCTGTCGGCGCTCCCGTACCCGCGGGTCCCGGCCCCGCAGGTCCGGGCCCCGGGCGGCCCGGCCTCACCGGACGCCCTGGCCCATGCCCTGACCGCCACGTTCGCGCCCCTGCGCCGCGAGCCGGAGAACCCGTACAACGAGCACCGCCCCTACGCCTCACCGCGCTGCCTGTTCCCGGTCCACGCCTTCGTGGGGGACGGCCGCGACTGGCGCCTGCTGGAACCGACCCGCCACACCCTCACGGGCCCCGGCACGAACGCCCCCACCCGCATCGCCCTGACCGGCCGCTACACCGCGATACCCCTGGCGTACCAGTGGTTCCGGGGCTCGCTGGTGGCCATCGAAACGGGCATGGTGCTGCGCGCGCTGAGCCTGGGCCTGGAGCTGTTCGGGGTACCGGCGACACTGACACCGCCGACGGCGGACGGCCCGGAGCTGCTGCGCGAGCTGGGCATGGAGCAGACCTGGGAGTGGTCCCTGCCGTGGCTGATCGACGTAGACCAGCCACCCCCCGCCGTACACCGACGGACCGAGCCGGAACCACCGGCCCCTGAGCAGGATCCGTCCCTGAGGCATGTGATCGACGTCAACAGGGACGCCCTCAGGGGCGCGGGGCAGCCTTCGATATGCGGCTACCGCCGCGTGGGCGCGACCAGCCACCACACACCCGCACCCATGACCACCGCCGTTCCCACCACCCTCCCCAACTCCCCCCACACCCCCACCTGGTCAGACCTCCTCTGGCACCGCCACTCCGGCCGCATGCCCAGAGCCCTCCACGGCATGGACTCGGCCAAGTGCCTCACCCCCCTGCCCACCAGAACCCTCACCACCGCCCTGGCCTGGCTCGGCGTCCCCCCACCGCACCCCACCCTCGCCGCCGCCTTCGACGCAGTCACCGTCACCGCCGTCGTCCAGCACATCGACGGCCACACCCCCGGAATCCACCGCGTCCACGACGGCACCGCACACCTGCTCCGCCACGACCCCACCGCCCCCGCCGGCCTAGAGGCCACCTACGGCTACGGACTGACCCCCGTCAACGGCTGCGGCATCGCCAACGCCCCCCTCACCGTCTTCTTCTCGGTCCGCCCCCGCGAGCTCTTCGCCCGCTTCGGCCCGGCCGGCTGGAGCGCCGCCCAGCACGCCTGCGGCTGGGCGGTCCACGGACTGTGCCTGGCCGCCGCCGCGGAGGGGCTGTTCGCCCGGCCGGTCCGGGCGTTCAAGGAGATCCAGACCAAGGAGGTCATCGGCCTGGGCGAGGACGAGACGATCGTGCTGTCGGCGGTGGTGGGCGTGCCGCGCGAGACCGGGGGTGCCGTGCTGGACCTGCGCACGTAA
- a CDS encoding ABC transporter permease — MTSTLPPTTTETTRRTDRAGRERPDERGSLALLAHQIRYEQLSFWRNPQSMVFTFVLPIVIISVFGAVFSGSEGEDFFFGLSGLQYYTPTIAAVSVLGACYGQLAIVLAMRRQTGVLKRLHATPLPAWVYFAGLLVHCVVVSVVDVALVIGIGRLYGVPWPADWAALALTLVLGAASFCALGVGVASLIRNSEAAPAVVQFIQFPLVFISGSYFPIHSDVMNNIAGLLPVKPFNDAMLAPFAHQGGFQWKELAVLAAWGVVGALIAVRSFRWDPRPE; from the coding sequence ATGACCAGCACCCTGCCCCCCACGACCACCGAGACCACCCGGCGGACCGACCGCGCCGGGCGCGAACGGCCCGACGAACGGGGCTCCCTCGCCCTGCTCGCCCACCAGATCCGCTACGAGCAACTGTCGTTCTGGCGCAACCCGCAGTCGATGGTGTTCACCTTCGTCCTGCCCATCGTGATCATCTCCGTCTTCGGCGCCGTGTTCTCCGGCAGCGAGGGCGAGGACTTCTTCTTCGGCCTGAGCGGCCTGCAGTACTACACGCCGACCATCGCGGCCGTCTCCGTCCTGGGCGCCTGCTACGGCCAGCTCGCGATCGTCCTCGCCATGCGCCGGCAGACCGGGGTCCTCAAGCGGCTGCACGCCACCCCGCTGCCCGCCTGGGTGTACTTCGCGGGCCTGCTCGTGCACTGCGTCGTCGTCAGCGTCGTCGACGTGGCGCTGGTGATCGGCATCGGGCGCCTGTACGGGGTGCCGTGGCCCGCCGACTGGGCGGCCCTCGCGCTCACCCTGGTGCTCGGCGCGGCCAGCTTCTGCGCGCTCGGCGTCGGCGTGGCCTCGCTGATCCGCAACTCCGAGGCGGCGCCCGCGGTCGTGCAGTTCATCCAGTTCCCGCTGGTGTTCATCTCCGGCAGCTACTTCCCGATCCACTCGGACGTCATGAACAACATCGCCGGGCTGCTGCCGGTGAAGCCGTTCAACGACGCCATGCTCGCGCCGTTCGCGCACCAGGGCGGCTTCCAGTGGAAGGAACTGGCCGTACTGGCCGCCTGGGGTGTCGTCGGCGCCCTGATCGCCGTGCGCAGCTTCCGCTGGGACCCGCGCCCCGAGTAG
- a CDS encoding MarR family winged helix-turn-helix transcriptional regulator: protein MGNWAAGHVGVVAALVRAAFLVDGVYAEAGRAYGLTPQQGQLLCVLMHQPYGMSELGETLGLAKSSLTGLVDRTVRRGLVRREADPRDGRAVRVGLTDEGAALAGKFYAETCRRMEALPSGLSGAERDRLAVLLSRVVADNEVPEVFVEGGRAVVSGGSPS from the coding sequence ATGGGGAACTGGGCAGCCGGGCACGTGGGGGTCGTCGCCGCGCTGGTGCGCGCGGCGTTCCTGGTCGACGGTGTGTACGCGGAGGCCGGCCGGGCGTACGGACTGACGCCCCAGCAGGGGCAGTTGCTGTGCGTGCTGATGCACCAGCCGTACGGGATGAGCGAGCTCGGCGAGACGCTGGGGCTGGCGAAGTCGAGCCTGACCGGGCTGGTGGACCGGACGGTGCGGCGCGGACTGGTACGGCGGGAGGCCGACCCGCGTGACGGGCGGGCCGTGCGGGTGGGGCTGACGGACGAAGGGGCCGCGCTCGCGGGGAAGTTCTACGCCGAGACCTGCCGTCGTATGGAGGCACTGCCGTCCGGGCTGAGCGGCGCCGAGCGGGATCGGCTTGCCGTCCTGCTGTCACGGGTCGTGGCGGACAACGAGGTTCCCGAGGTGTTCGTGGAGGGTGGAAGGGCCGTGGTCTCCGGCGGCTCACCGTCCTGA
- a CDS encoding glutathione peroxidase, producing the protein MTTTNGSSPLDVEIGALQGGPADLSQYAGKAVLVVNVASKCGLTPQYTGLEKLHEQYAGRGFSVLGVPCNQFLGQEPGSADEIAEFCSATYGVTFPLTEKVEVNGEGRHPLYDRLTGFADAEGHSGDIRWNFEKFLIGRDGRVVARFSPQTEPDAAEVMAAIEAQLA; encoded by the coding sequence ATGACGACTACCAACGGTTCCTCTCCCCTCGACGTCGAGATCGGTGCGCTGCAGGGCGGCCCGGCCGACCTGTCCCAGTACGCGGGCAAGGCGGTGCTCGTGGTGAACGTCGCCTCCAAGTGCGGCCTGACCCCGCAGTACACGGGCCTGGAGAAGCTTCACGAGCAGTACGCCGGGCGCGGCTTCAGCGTCCTCGGCGTGCCCTGCAACCAGTTCCTCGGGCAGGAGCCCGGCAGCGCCGACGAGATCGCCGAGTTCTGCTCGGCCACGTACGGCGTGACCTTCCCGCTGACCGAGAAGGTGGAGGTGAACGGCGAGGGCCGGCACCCGCTGTACGACCGCCTGACCGGCTTCGCGGACGCCGAAGGGCACAGCGGGGACATCCGCTGGAACTTCGAGAAGTTCCTCATCGGCCGCGACGGGCGGGTCGTCGCGCGCTTCTCGCCGCAGACCGAGCCGGACGCGGCGGAGGTCATGGCGGCGATCGAGGCCCAGCTGGCCTGA
- a CDS encoding SAM-dependent methyltransferase, giving the protein MSDDSLRDRIDTSKPHSARFWNYFVGGKDNYDVDREIGDQIKSIFPGLVDVAVTSRRFLGRAVGYLAGEQGVRQFLDVGTGLPTADNTHEVAQRVAPDARIVYVDNDPIVLAHANALLTSTREGRTAYLDADLYDPEAVLKAAAGTLDLSRPVGLMILNTLGHVADYERARELVRRLMAGLPSGSHLVISDSTATSEGMIAASEAYNASGAVPYYVRPVAEIAGFFDGLELVEPGVVRVSEWRAGTSGDAGSGAVGSGAIGSGSVDAYCGVGRKA; this is encoded by the coding sequence GTGTCCGACGACAGCCTGCGCGACCGCATCGACACCTCCAAGCCGCACTCGGCCCGCTTCTGGAACTACTTCGTCGGCGGCAAGGACAACTACGACGTCGACCGCGAGATCGGCGACCAGATCAAGTCGATCTTCCCGGGCCTCGTCGACGTGGCGGTCACGAGCCGCCGGTTCCTGGGGCGCGCCGTCGGCTACCTCGCCGGTGAGCAGGGGGTACGCCAGTTCCTGGACGTCGGCACCGGGTTGCCCACCGCCGACAACACCCACGAGGTCGCCCAGCGGGTCGCACCCGACGCCCGGATCGTCTACGTCGACAACGACCCCATCGTGCTGGCCCACGCCAACGCGCTGCTCACCAGCACCCGTGAGGGCAGGACCGCCTACCTGGACGCCGACCTGTACGACCCCGAGGCCGTCCTGAAGGCCGCCGCCGGCACGCTCGACCTGTCCCGGCCCGTCGGCCTGATGATCCTCAACACCCTCGGCCACGTCGCCGACTACGAGCGGGCGCGCGAGCTGGTGCGGCGGCTGATGGCCGGGCTGCCGTCCGGCAGTCACCTGGTGATCAGCGACAGCACCGCGACCAGTGAGGGCATGATCGCCGCGTCGGAGGCGTACAACGCGAGTGGGGCCGTGCCGTACTACGTCCGGCCGGTCGCCGAGATCGCCGGGTTCTTCGACGGGCTGGAGCTGGTGGAGCCGGGGGTGGTGAGGGTTTCCGAGTGGCGAGCGGGGACCTCCGGTGATGCCGGTTCCGGTGCTGTCGGTTCTGGTGCCATCGGTTCTGGTTCCGTGGATGCGTACTGCGGGGTGGGGCGCAAGGCGTAG
- a CDS encoding ABC transporter ATP-binding protein: protein MTAVAVEGLLKKYGDHEAVRGVDFAVEEGEIFALLGPNGAGKTTTMEILEGFRHRDGGDVRVLGRDPGDKADGRWLRGQIGLVLQDIAVEPYLSVRETIARNAGYYPAPRDVDEVIALVGLEEKRDAKVKDLSGGQKRRLDLALGVIGDPKLLFLDEPTTGFDPGARRGAWEVVRSLRDAGTTILLTTHYMDEAQALADSVAVIAAGRIVAAGTPDTIGGRDSALARIRFALPAGAAIDDVPIPVSDAEDGLVTAEADEPTAALHRLTSWALDRGTPLDRLTVEQPTLEDVYLGLTSAYAEQDASSPSTERGSTPSSAARARRGRRPGRSRR, encoded by the coding sequence GTGACCGCGGTGGCCGTCGAGGGCCTGCTCAAGAAGTACGGGGACCACGAGGCGGTGCGCGGCGTCGACTTCGCCGTCGAGGAGGGCGAGATCTTCGCCCTGCTCGGACCGAACGGCGCCGGCAAGACCACCACCATGGAAATCCTGGAGGGCTTCCGGCACCGCGACGGCGGCGACGTCCGGGTCCTCGGCCGCGACCCCGGCGACAAGGCCGACGGACGATGGCTGCGCGGGCAGATCGGGCTCGTGCTCCAGGACATCGCCGTGGAGCCGTATCTGTCGGTGCGGGAGACCATCGCCCGCAACGCCGGCTACTACCCGGCCCCGCGCGACGTCGACGAGGTCATCGCCCTCGTCGGCCTGGAGGAGAAGCGGGACGCGAAGGTCAAGGACCTGTCCGGCGGGCAGAAGCGGCGGCTCGACCTCGCCCTCGGCGTGATCGGCGACCCGAAGCTGCTGTTCCTCGACGAGCCGACCACCGGCTTCGACCCGGGCGCCCGCCGCGGCGCCTGGGAGGTCGTGCGGAGCCTGCGCGACGCCGGCACGACCATCCTGCTGACCACCCACTACATGGACGAGGCGCAGGCCCTGGCCGACTCCGTCGCCGTCATCGCCGCGGGCCGGATCGTCGCCGCCGGCACGCCCGACACCATCGGCGGACGCGACAGCGCCCTCGCCCGGATCCGGTTCGCCCTGCCGGCCGGTGCCGCCATCGACGACGTGCCCATCCCGGTCAGCGACGCCGAGGACGGCCTCGTCACCGCCGAGGCCGACGAGCCGACCGCCGCCCTGCACCGGCTCACCTCCTGGGCCCTGGACCGGGGCACGCCGCTGGACCGGCTGACCGTCGAGCAGCCCACCCTGGAGGACGTCTACCTGGGGCTGACCAGTGCGTACGCGGAGCAGGACGCCTCGTCCCCGTCCACCGAGCGGGGCAGCACACCGTCCTCGGCGGCGCGTGCCCGCCGAGGGCGCCGACCCGGACGGAGCCGACGATGA
- a CDS encoding thiopeptide-type bacteriocin biosynthesis protein produces MPTTPHRWSAWHLHLGTTARSAHDRVLTDVIGPTVAELPPGTPWFFIRYWQSGPHLRLRVADVPEGTDAHTRVERALRDRLAEAGRLAPGEEPLAEEAYRQGASRLAAAGETGVNTSVHALLPPGVHRADYDPEYERYGGPALMPAAESLFHRSSELVLRLAPLVTSEARRARLALRGTLSAAVALGGPEERAHYFARGRDAWRAWARDAGHPEELLDRTITVDQDHASAAVSPDAHGPFTDWYEALAGHADEIRRHSPVHPGMILFSHAHMLHNRLGLSLLEELRTYAWLSHVFPAPTPSPDPAPAG; encoded by the coding sequence ATGCCCACCACACCGCACCGCTGGAGCGCCTGGCACCTGCACCTCGGCACCACCGCCCGCAGCGCCCACGACCGCGTCCTCACGGACGTCATCGGCCCCACGGTCGCCGAACTCCCGCCCGGCACCCCCTGGTTCTTCATCCGATACTGGCAGTCCGGGCCCCACCTGCGGCTGCGCGTCGCGGACGTGCCCGAGGGCACGGACGCGCACACGCGCGTGGAGCGAGCCCTGCGGGACCGGCTCGCCGAGGCGGGCCGGCTCGCACCCGGCGAGGAACCCCTCGCCGAGGAGGCGTACCGGCAGGGCGCGTCCCGGCTCGCCGCCGCCGGGGAGACCGGGGTCAACACCTCCGTCCACGCGCTGCTGCCCCCCGGCGTGCACCGCGCCGACTACGACCCCGAGTACGAGCGCTACGGCGGCCCGGCCCTCATGCCGGCCGCCGAGTCCCTCTTCCACCGCTCCAGCGAACTCGTCCTGCGCCTGGCGCCGCTGGTCACCTCCGAGGCCCGCCGCGCACGGCTCGCCCTGCGCGGCACGCTGTCCGCCGCCGTCGCCCTCGGCGGCCCGGAGGAGCGGGCCCACTACTTCGCGCGCGGCCGGGACGCCTGGCGGGCCTGGGCGCGTGACGCCGGGCACCCCGAGGAGCTGCTGGACCGGACCATCACCGTCGACCAGGACCACGCCTCGGCAGCTGTCTCCCCGGACGCCCACGGCCCGTTCACCGACTGGTACGAGGCCCTGGCCGGCCACGCCGACGAGATCCGGCGGCACTCTCCGGTCCACCCGGGCATGATCCTCTTCTCGCACGCGCACATGCTCCACAACCGGCTCGGCCTGAGCCTGCTGGAGGAACTGCGCACCTACGCCTGGCTGTCCCACGTGTTCCCCGCACCGACCCCGTCCCCCGACCCGGCACCCGCGGGCTGA
- a CDS encoding MFS transporter — protein MRSYRQLFRTPEFTPLFLASSATVVAQTVSGLALGVLVFRATDSPLLSALSMFGPSLTQVLGATFLLSGADRLPPRSTLTGISLAFAAGTAVLALPALPLWGVFAVLVGQGLAASLGGGVRWGLVNEILSKDGYLLGRSVFNMMSGVMQIIGFATGGVLVAVLSPRTGLLLAAALYAVAAVVIRLCLSSRPPRATGRPSASATWRANALLWSSPPRRQVYLALWIPNGLVVGCESLYVSYVPDSAGTLFACAALGMLTGDVLVGRVLPPRLRPRLGFPLLLLLAVPYLPFLLHPALPLAAAAVTLASVGFGASLVQQERLVALTPDELSGHALGLHSAGMLTMQGVAAALAGSLAQLTSPARAMTVMAVGSAGVTLLLMGAARREELRTVSCETGSGR, from the coding sequence ATGCGCAGCTACCGGCAGCTCTTCCGCACCCCGGAGTTCACCCCTCTCTTCCTCGCCTCCTCGGCCACCGTCGTGGCCCAGACGGTCAGTGGACTGGCCCTGGGCGTCCTGGTGTTCCGCGCGACGGACTCGCCCCTGCTGTCAGCGCTGAGCATGTTCGGGCCGTCGCTGACCCAGGTGCTCGGGGCGACGTTCCTGCTGTCGGGCGCCGACCGTCTGCCCCCGCGGTCCACGCTGACCGGCATCTCCCTCGCCTTCGCCGCCGGCACGGCCGTGCTCGCCCTGCCCGCGCTGCCCCTCTGGGGCGTCTTCGCCGTCCTCGTCGGCCAGGGTCTGGCCGCCTCGCTCGGCGGGGGAGTGCGCTGGGGCCTGGTGAACGAGATCCTCTCCAAGGACGGCTACCTGCTGGGGCGTTCGGTCTTCAACATGATGTCGGGGGTCATGCAGATCATCGGGTTCGCCACCGGAGGCGTCCTGGTGGCGGTCCTCTCACCGCGGACGGGCCTGCTGCTCGCGGCGGCGCTGTACGCCGTGGCGGCGGTCGTGATCCGCCTGTGCCTGTCCTCCCGCCCGCCCCGTGCGACGGGCCGCCCCTCGGCGTCGGCGACCTGGCGCGCCAACGCCCTGCTCTGGTCCTCGCCGCCCCGCCGCCAGGTCTATCTGGCCCTGTGGATCCCCAACGGCCTGGTCGTCGGCTGCGAATCCCTCTACGTCTCCTACGTCCCCGACTCCGCAGGCACCCTGTTCGCCTGCGCCGCGCTGGGCATGCTCACCGGGGACGTGCTGGTCGGCCGCGTACTGCCGCCACGCCTGCGCCCCCGCCTGGGCTTCCCGCTCCTGCTGCTCCTGGCCGTCCCGTACCTGCCGTTCCTTCTGCACCCGGCGCTTCCGCTCGCGGCGGCCGCGGTGACGCTGGCCTCCGTGGGGTTCGGCGCGAGCCTCGTGCAGCAGGAGCGACTGGTGGCCCTCACCCCCGACGAGCTGTCGGGGCATGCCCTGGGGCTGCACTCCGCGGGGATGCTGACGATGCAGGGGGTCGCGGCGGCACTGGCCGGCTCACTGGCCCAACTGACCTCCCCCGCCCGGGCGATGACGGTGATGGCCGTCGGGTCGGCGGGGGTGACGCTGCTGCTGATGGGCGCGGCGAGGCGGGAGGAACTCAGGACGGTGAGCTGCGAAACCGGCTCAGGACGGTGA